TGCAATAATCGGGTGAATGCCCACCAGAAAGAAGGCTTCCACACCGCGCTTGCTGCAAGCGCCCCCGCTCGCGCGGCTGCCCTGGCTGGTGCACGCCTTCAGCACTCGGGAGGACGGGAACCTCGGCTTCCCGGAGGAGAGCACGCCCGCCGCCGTCCGGCGCAACCGCGCAAAGTTCCTGCAAGGGCTACTCGGCGGCAAGAGGAAAGCGCCGCAGCTCGTCACGCTGAAACAGATTCACTCCGACCTCATCCACCGGCTGGACGCTCCGCCGAAAGCAGGCCTCAAAGGGGACGGCCTCATCACCAACGTGCCCGGGCTGCTGCTCTCCATCCAGACCGCCGACTGCCTGCCCATCCTCCTGGTCGACTCGAAGCTCCGCGCCATCGGCGCCTTCCACGCCGGGTGGCGCGGCACGCTGGAGCGCATCGCGGAGAAGGGCGTGGGCCTGATGCAGCGGCACTTCGGCAGCCGCGCCCGCGACCTGGTGGCTGCCATCGGCCCCGGCATCCAAGTCTGCTGCTACCAGGTGGGACGCGAGGTGCGCGAGCGCTTCGAATCGCAGTTCGCCTACGCCGGCGAGCTGTTCCGCGAGTTTGAGGAATCCGACCCGGTGCGCGAGAAGTATCCGCTGCTGTTCCTGACCGCGCGGGCGCCGGGCCACAGCGAGCTGGCGCCGCGCATTTTCCTGGATCTGGTGAAGGCCAACCTGCGCCAGCTCAAGGACGCGGGCGTTCGCGCGGCCAACATCCACGCCTCGCCGCTCTGCACCGCCTGCCACACCGAGCTGCTCTTCTCCCATCGGGCGGAGAAGGGAAAGACGGGAAGGATGCTGGCGGTGATAGGGCTGAAGAATTGAAGGGCAAAGGACAAAGGGGAAGCCCTGGATAGGTCAGGGGCAGATGTGCAGTAGAGGTCCTTCGACTTCGCTCCCCGCTGCGCGGGGTCGCTCCGCTCAGGATGACAGGAGCTACGCCGCCTTGCCGGTGTTGACCAGGTCCTTGAGTTCCTTGCTGGGCTTGAAGAAAGGGATCTTCTTGGCGGGGACGTTGACCTTGTCGCCGGTCTTGGGATTGCGGCCGACGCGGGGCTTGCGCTGGCGGGTGCGGAAGCTGCCGAAGCCGCGGATCTCGATCTTGTCGCCGGCGCGCAGCGAGCGCACGATGCTATCGAAGATGCTCTCCACGATAACCTCGCTGTCCTTGCGGGTCAACTCCACCAGCCGGGAAACTTCCTCGATCAGGTCGGCTTTGGTCATGGTCGCTTCGCTCCGAGAATCAGTTGTCAGTACCTGGTACCCAGTACTCAGTCCTAAGCGTTCAGGCAGTTGGGGCCGCGGAACCCGAAACCTACTTCCACAGGTAATAAAACCCGACGTGGGTCTCCATCAGCTTGGCGCGGGTGGGGATCAGGTCGGCGAGGTCGTTGCCGGAGAGCACGTCCAGCAGCGTGCGGCGCTCCTTCTGCGGACGCACCAGCGTGGGCTCGCCCGAGATGCCCACGGCCTTGGCGGTATCGTCCACCGCGCCCTGGAAATCCGCGAGCTGGTCCACCAGCTTGAGCGGCACGGCCTGCGAGCCGGTCCATACCTTGCCGTCGGCCAGGGCGCGCACCTGCTCCTGCTTCATCTTGCGCCCTTCGGCGACGGCGTTGATGAACTGGGTGTACATGTCGTCGATCAGGGCCTGCAGGTAGACGCGCTCGGCGGGAGTGAGGTCGCGGGTGGGCGTGCCCGTGTCCTTGAACTCCCCGGTCTTGATGGTGATCTCTTTCAGCTTGGCCCACTTGATGAGTTCGCCGTAGTTGTACCACTCGGCAATCACTCCGATGGAGCCCACGATGCTGGCCGGGTTCGCGTAGATCTTGTCGGTGGCGGAGGCCACGTAGTAGCCGCCGCTCGCGCCCACGGTCTCGATGGAAGCCACGATGCGCTTCTTCTTCTGGTCGCGGATGCGCCTGACCGCCTGGTAGATCTCCTG
This genomic interval from Terriglobales bacterium contains the following:
- a CDS encoding HU family DNA-binding protein — its product is MTCGSRFRVPRPQLPERLGLSTGYQVLTTDSRSEATMTKADLIEEVSRLVELTRKDSEVIVESIFDSIVRSLRAGDKIEIRGFGSFRTRQRKPRVGRNPKTGDKVNVPAKKIPFFKPSKELKDLVNTGKAA
- the sppA gene encoding signal peptide peptidase SppA, with translation MAENGRSRTLLWVVVGGGGFFLFLLAVFTLIYTSVKSDRSDGLSGAFGDKIAVVDLEGVIVEPKTVVSQLKRYADDDSIKAIIIHVNTPGGGAAASQEIYQAVRRIRDQKKKRIVASIETVGASGGYYVASATDKIYANPASIVGSIGVIAEWYNYGELIKWAKLKEITIKTGEFKDTGTPTRDLTPAERVYLQALIDDMYTQFINAVAEGRKMKQEQVRALADGKVWTGSQAVPLKLVDQLADFQGAVDDTAKAVGISGEPTLVRPQKERRTLLDVLSGNDLADLIPTRAKLMETHVGFYYLWK
- the pgeF gene encoding peptidoglycan editing factor PgeF produces the protein MPTRKKASTPRLLQAPPLARLPWLVHAFSTREDGNLGFPEESTPAAVRRNRAKFLQGLLGGKRKAPQLVTLKQIHSDLIHRLDAPPKAGLKGDGLITNVPGLLLSIQTADCLPILLVDSKLRAIGAFHAGWRGTLERIAEKGVGLMQRHFGSRARDLVAAIGPGIQVCCYQVGREVRERFESQFAYAGELFREFEESDPVREKYPLLFLTARAPGHSELAPRIFLDLVKANLRQLKDAGVRAANIHASPLCTACHTELLFSHRAEKGKTGRMLAVIGLKN